One stretch of Cohnella algarum DNA includes these proteins:
- a CDS encoding ABC transporter substrate-binding protein, whose amino-acid sequence MTRKRKRSMLLILCLLPALTGCTGSGNEATFDGEWKKEATLKVMVSSEDFFMREYGELFLIQHPNMTIEFVPYEGRDIVRTVAEQEPDVMALLPADFNLLYEKGALYDLHNLITDDRFDLDRMHPGIVEALKQQGGGRLYGLPPFYLNLAIYYNKKVFDRYSIPYPTDNMTWEELFQLASRFAGLGEDIFGLYSSLDAGFLTSLMASSHDVQLFNPTTLTVTAVTPSVSKLAGMLVDAYRTGALAPPASANEEDPFIQGKSAMAIDYSYYINNVIRPAKMKQGSDFKPDWDIVTPPSDARDRESSSFTYYSEIYTVNAKSPYPQAAWQLVKFVNSDEMARLRSRTVPYMLPTRTQYIWNVDGKHVEALYSQRPNLNELGKDLSRVPKGFASQLDSIVNQEIAKVRAGTQTLEEALKSVQERGQQQLDEEIAAEKGERNNRDG is encoded by the coding sequence ATGACGAGAAAGCGCAAAAGAAGCATGTTGCTCATCCTATGCCTCCTTCCGGCGCTAACCGGCTGCACCGGTTCCGGGAACGAGGCGACGTTTGACGGCGAGTGGAAAAAAGAGGCGACGCTGAAGGTCATGGTGTCTTCCGAGGACTTTTTTATGCGCGAATACGGCGAGCTTTTCCTTATTCAACATCCCAATATGACGATCGAATTCGTGCCGTACGAGGGCCGCGATATCGTCCGGACCGTAGCGGAACAGGAGCCGGACGTGATGGCGCTTCTTCCCGCCGATTTCAATCTGCTCTATGAAAAAGGCGCGCTATACGACCTGCACAACCTGATTACGGATGACCGTTTCGATCTGGATCGGATGCATCCCGGGATCGTCGAGGCGCTCAAGCAGCAAGGCGGCGGCCGACTGTACGGACTTCCTCCGTTCTATTTGAATTTGGCAATCTACTATAACAAAAAGGTGTTCGACCGCTACAGCATCCCCTACCCGACGGACAATATGACATGGGAGGAACTGTTCCAGCTGGCGAGCCGGTTCGCAGGGCTTGGCGAAGACATTTTCGGGCTGTACTCTTCCTTGGATGCCGGATTTTTGACGAGCCTGATGGCGTCAAGTCACGACGTTCAGCTTTTTAATCCGACGACGCTAACCGTAACCGCCGTTACGCCTTCCGTAAGCAAACTGGCAGGCATGCTTGTCGACGCTTATCGAACCGGGGCGCTGGCCCCGCCGGCTTCCGCGAATGAGGAAGATCCGTTTATACAAGGAAAAAGCGCGATGGCGATCGATTATTCCTATTATATCAACAATGTGATCCGGCCGGCGAAGATGAAGCAGGGTTCGGATTTCAAGCCGGACTGGGACATCGTCACTCCGCCGTCGGACGCGAGGGACCGGGAATCTTCTTCCTTTACGTATTATTCGGAGATTTACACCGTAAACGCGAAGTCGCCCTATCCGCAGGCCGCGTGGCAGTTGGTCAAGTTCGTCAACAGCGACGAAATGGCGAGGCTCAGATCCAGAACGGTGCCGTATATGCTGCCGACGCGGACCCAATACATTTGGAACGTTGACGGCAAGCATGTCGAGGCTTTGTACAGCCAACGTCCCAATTTGAACGAGCTCGGCAAGGACTTGAGCCGCGTCCCGAAGGGATTCGCGAGCCAGCTCGACAGCATTGTGAACCAAGAGATCGCAAAGGTGCGCGCGGGTACCCAAACGTTGGAGGAAGCGCTGAAATCGGTGCAAGAAAGGGGACAACAGCAGCTGGACGAGGAGATTGCGGCCGAAAAAGGCGAACGGAATAATCGGGATGGTTGA
- a CDS encoding nucleoside phosphorylase encodes MKLPILQVDPADMPAYAIVCGDPFRAEAISRKLTDAVELAFAREYRTFVGEFEGVRIAVTSHGVGAAGAAVCFEELIQAGVRTLIRVGTAGTLTADYPAGSLIVSTAAVREEGLTRQLVPLAYPAVADGTIADLLHEKAVQRGGPVGKGITVTVDAFYSGVEELPLEKYKRAGALAVEMEISALYVVASLRGARAGAIVALDGDATKTDDGYDPHKDLVREAVHREIDVALATIAEIARREH; translated from the coding sequence ATGAAGCTGCCTATTTTGCAAGTCGATCCGGCGGATATGCCGGCCTATGCGATCGTATGCGGAGATCCGTTCCGCGCGGAAGCGATCTCCCGCAAGCTGACCGACGCCGTCGAGCTTGCTTTCGCAAGGGAATACCGGACGTTCGTCGGGGAATTCGAAGGCGTCCGCATCGCCGTAACGAGCCACGGCGTCGGCGCGGCGGGCGCGGCGGTCTGCTTCGAGGAGCTGATCCAGGCCGGCGTCCGGACGCTCATCCGGGTCGGAACCGCGGGCACCCTGACGGCGGATTATCCGGCGGGGAGCCTGATCGTCAGCACGGCGGCCGTCCGCGAGGAAGGCTTGACGAGACAGCTGGTTCCGCTGGCGTATCCGGCCGTCGCGGACGGCACGATCGCCGACCTTTTGCACGAAAAGGCCGTCCAACGGGGCGGACCGGTCGGCAAAGGGATTACGGTGACGGTCGACGCGTTTTACTCCGGCGTGGAGGAGCTGCCGCTCGAGAAATACAAACGGGCGGGCGCGCTTGCGGTCGAAATGGAAATTTCCGCGCTGTACGTCGTAGCCTCCTTGCGCGGAGCGCGCGCGGGAGCGATCGTCGCGCTGGACGGGGATGCGACGAAGACGGACGACGGCTACGATCCGCATAAGGATCTCGTTCGCGAGGCGGTCCATCGGGAAATCGACGTCGCCCTTGCTACCATCGCCGAAATCGCGCGCCGGGAACATTAA
- a CDS encoding ABC transporter ATP-binding protein, which yields MYKGENRNRVFTNLLARLIPFIWKTDGTAFSLLLSVRILESLLPAGQILLTQQLVDAVARLVGGDASQLRLAAMWLGLQTLAFAVQQWIKAVSQVWLLKLKQKVQYKADLLIAEKCQKLPFIYYEDPSYYDRLQRVSQGMAGRGLNILDHLFQLFQGFVTIFSLVFLLVDLHPLLGIGIVVLTVPGFLVQLRLGKLRYRQLLGQTATNRRMNDLMRLITRRESAKEMKLFGLYAYMTEKWSRYFWKNANEQKELEKSGLFFVMYAELLSHLAIVFSAGYLVVLASQGKLLLGQFVALTQAVNTAKNQVSIVAVHLANIYESALFANELFDFLVLREERTAKGQKTEPLPEHQDWAGLTVSGVSFRYPGREDWILREVSLRIEPGQRVAIVGPNGAGKSTLIKCLLGLYEPQEGCVYWNGTPISEIPGYKDKISAVFQDFVHFPLTVRENIGFGYIDEMNDRSKLEAAAAQSGALTVVEKLPSRFDTDLAPEYEGGQELSQGQWQKVALGRSFFNTYAEIVVYDEPTSALDPLSEAALFERFSMLAEGKTSLMISHRLGSCVRADLIVVMKDGKIAEQGTHESLMKQNGDYSRMFSAQSRWYRHSGGEAKQEHDEKAQKKHVAHPMPPSGANRLHRFRERGDV from the coding sequence ATGTATAAGGGCGAAAACCGCAATCGGGTTTTTACGAATCTGCTCGCACGTTTGATTCCTTTTATTTGGAAGACGGACGGGACCGCATTTTCGCTTCTCCTGTCCGTTCGCATTCTGGAATCTCTGCTTCCGGCCGGTCAGATTCTGTTGACCCAGCAGCTTGTTGACGCCGTAGCCCGCCTGGTCGGGGGCGACGCGTCCCAACTGCGCCTTGCCGCGATGTGGTTGGGACTTCAAACGCTGGCGTTCGCGGTTCAACAATGGATCAAAGCCGTCAGCCAGGTTTGGCTGCTGAAGCTGAAGCAGAAAGTGCAGTACAAGGCCGATCTGTTGATTGCCGAAAAATGCCAAAAACTGCCCTTCATCTATTACGAAGATCCCTCGTACTACGATCGGCTTCAGCGGGTCTCTCAGGGGATGGCCGGCCGAGGTTTAAACATATTGGATCATCTGTTCCAATTGTTCCAAGGCTTTGTCACGATTTTCTCGCTCGTGTTTCTGCTGGTCGACCTTCACCCTCTTCTGGGCATCGGTATCGTCGTGCTGACCGTACCCGGTTTTCTCGTTCAGCTTCGCCTGGGCAAGCTCCGTTACCGCCAGTTGCTCGGGCAGACCGCAACGAACCGCAGAATGAACGATTTGATGAGATTGATTACGCGCAGAGAATCGGCCAAAGAAATGAAGCTTTTCGGCTTGTATGCCTATATGACGGAAAAGTGGAGCCGATACTTTTGGAAAAATGCAAACGAACAGAAGGAGCTCGAAAAATCAGGCTTGTTTTTCGTCATGTACGCCGAGCTTCTGTCCCATCTGGCCATCGTTTTTTCGGCGGGATATCTTGTTGTGTTGGCGAGTCAAGGAAAGCTGCTGCTGGGACAGTTCGTTGCGCTGACGCAGGCCGTCAACACGGCAAAAAACCAAGTTTCCATTGTTGCGGTTCATCTGGCCAATATTTATGAAAGCGCATTATTTGCTAACGAGCTGTTCGATTTTCTCGTTTTGCGAGAGGAAAGGACCGCCAAAGGCCAAAAAACGGAGCCGCTGCCGGAACATCAGGATTGGGCAGGGCTTACCGTCAGCGGAGTCAGCTTCCGCTATCCCGGCCGCGAAGACTGGATCTTGAGAGAGGTATCGTTGCGCATCGAGCCGGGGCAGCGAGTGGCGATCGTGGGACCCAACGGCGCGGGGAAAAGCACGTTGATCAAATGTTTGCTGGGCCTGTACGAACCCCAGGAAGGATGCGTTTACTGGAACGGTACGCCGATCTCGGAGATTCCGGGCTACAAGGACAAAATCAGCGCCGTATTCCAGGATTTCGTGCATTTTCCGTTGACGGTCAGGGAGAATATCGGGTTCGGGTACATCGACGAAATGAACGATCGCTCGAAATTGGAAGCGGCGGCGGCGCAATCGGGAGCACTGACCGTCGTAGAAAAGCTGCCGTCGCGATTCGATACGGACCTGGCGCCGGAATACGAGGGAGGGCAGGAACTGTCGCAGGGGCAGTGGCAGAAGGTGGCGTTGGGCCGATCCTTTTTTAACACTTATGCCGAAATCGTCGTTTACGACGAACCGACCTCGGCGCTGGATCCGTTGTCGGAAGCGGCCCTGTTCGAGCGATTTTCGATGCTTGCCGAAGGAAAAACCAGCCTGATGATCTCCCATCGGCTGGGAAGCTGCGTTCGCGCCGATCTGATTGTCGTCATGAAGGACGGGAAAATCGCGGAGCAAGGGACGCATGAAAGTCTAATGAAACAAAACGGGGATTATTCGCGAATGTTCAGCGCTCAATCGCGCTGGTATCGGCATTCCGGCGGGGAGGCGAAACAGGAACATGACGAGAAAGCGCAAAAGAAGCATGTTGCTCATCCTATGCCTCCTTCCGGCGCTAACCGGCTGCACCGGTTCCGGGAACGAGGCGACGTTTGA
- a CDS encoding LLM class flavin-dependent oxidoreductase, which yields MSGIDYNQIDFGVFLPISNGGWIISDTTPKVEGSYEQNRNAAVLAEEIGLDFIMSMAKWRGYGGRTNHWGTSLESMTMMAGLAEATKRVKVYATVHTLLFHPAVAAKMFATLDQISNGRVGMNVVSGSFSKEFSQMGMWPEHLDHDARYDLAREWMQVVKRLWSEERVDHQGTFYQLTDCMSNPKPVQKPRPSIICAGQSEKGMGFTIEEGDACFIGGKDVEELAQVSKRAKEMARERDKPIKTYAMFGIYPGETDAEAEARMKRYEAGVDREAIVGLLESYGMAVDGKETSIAARARTAFMSEPISGSAATIVAKIRTIIETAELDGMMLTFPDYDADMRFFGERVLPELRANRGS from the coding sequence ATGAGCGGCATCGACTACAATCAAATCGATTTTGGCGTGTTTCTTCCGATTTCGAACGGCGGCTGGATCATCTCGGATACGACGCCCAAGGTGGAAGGAAGCTATGAGCAAAACCGCAATGCGGCCGTGCTCGCGGAAGAAATCGGTCTCGACTTCATTATGTCGATGGCCAAATGGCGCGGCTACGGCGGGCGGACGAACCATTGGGGAACTTCGCTCGAATCGATGACGATGATGGCGGGACTGGCCGAGGCGACGAAGCGGGTCAAAGTGTACGCGACGGTGCATACGCTGCTGTTCCATCCCGCCGTCGCCGCCAAAATGTTCGCCACCCTCGACCAGATCAGCAACGGACGGGTCGGCATGAACGTGGTGTCGGGGTCGTTTTCCAAGGAATTTTCGCAGATGGGCATGTGGCCGGAACACCTCGATCACGACGCGCGTTACGATCTCGCGCGCGAATGGATGCAGGTCGTCAAGCGGCTGTGGAGCGAAGAGCGCGTCGATCATCAAGGGACGTTCTATCAACTGACCGATTGCATGTCGAATCCGAAGCCGGTGCAGAAGCCGAGGCCTTCGATCATTTGCGCGGGCCAATCGGAAAAGGGGATGGGCTTTACGATCGAGGAAGGGGACGCCTGCTTCATCGGCGGCAAGGACGTCGAAGAGCTGGCCCAGGTAAGCAAGCGCGCGAAGGAAATGGCGCGGGAGCGGGACAAGCCGATCAAAACGTACGCGATGTTCGGCATTTATCCCGGCGAAACCGACGCGGAAGCGGAAGCGCGGATGAAGCGGTACGAGGCAGGCGTCGACCGCGAGGCTATCGTCGGGCTGCTCGAAAGCTATGGCATGGCGGTCGACGGCAAGGAGACGTCGATTGCGGCGAGAGCCCGCACGGCGTTCATGTCGGAGCCGATTTCCGGTTCGGCGGCGACGATCGTCGCCAAAATCCGGACGATTATCGAAACGGCCGAGCTGGACGGCATGATGCTGACGTTCCCCGATTACGATGCGGATATGCGGTTTTTCGGCGAACGGGTGCTGCCGGAGCTGCGGGCGAACAGGGGAAGCTGA
- a CDS encoding response regulator transcription factor, giving the protein MNEASPVRIVVAEDEELIRNHLVKKITALDPSLHVVCAAEDGKEALEFVERRSADLVLTDIRMPVMDGIELIRALHLKYPHVRTMIATGFAEFEYARQAMRYGASEYLLKPIKPAELKNALAAAAAAIRGQRSADARSLEGLSARDGGPEEIVRLVQAFLRENYTKDLSLEEISRNFNFTPAYLSKIFLKHAGEPPSRYVISLRINEAKHLLSRQRHLSIREVGERVGYADPYYFSRIFKQVTGVSPKDFAK; this is encoded by the coding sequence ATGAACGAAGCTTCGCCCGTGCGGATCGTCGTCGCCGAAGACGAAGAGCTGATCCGCAACCATCTGGTCAAAAAAATAACGGCGCTGGACCCGTCCCTGCACGTCGTATGCGCGGCCGAGGACGGGAAGGAAGCGCTCGAGTTCGTCGAGCGCCGTTCCGCCGATCTCGTGCTCACGGACATCCGGATGCCGGTCATGGACGGCATCGAGCTTATTCGCGCGCTTCATCTGAAATATCCGCACGTCCGCACGATGATTGCGACCGGCTTCGCCGAATTCGAATACGCGAGGCAGGCGATGCGGTACGGCGCCTCGGAATATTTGCTGAAGCCGATCAAGCCGGCCGAGCTGAAAAACGCCCTCGCGGCGGCGGCGGCGGCCATTCGCGGACAGCGGAGCGCGGACGCGCGCAGCCTCGAAGGGCTGTCCGCCCGGGACGGCGGTCCCGAGGAAATCGTCCGGCTCGTGCAGGCGTTTCTGCGCGAAAATTATACGAAGGATTTAAGCCTCGAGGAAATCTCCCGGAACTTTAACTTTACGCCGGCCTACCTCAGCAAAATTTTCTTGAAGCATGCCGGCGAGCCCCCCTCCAGGTACGTCATTTCGCTGCGGATCAACGAGGCGAAGCACCTGCTGTCCCGGCAGCGGCACTTGTCGATCCGGGAGGTCGGCGAACGGGTGGGGTACGCGGACCCGTATTATTTCAGCCGCATTTTCAAGCAGGTGACCGGCGTCTCGCCGAAGGACTTTGCCAAGTAG
- a CDS encoding AAA family ATPase, producing the protein MIVWINGAFGSGKTQTAHELQRRVPGSYLYDPENVGYFLRKNMPRSLQTDDFQDDPLWREFNYKMLSSIAVRHSGAVIVPMTIVNRTYFEEIVGRLRTDGETVRHFALCASRETLLKRLRSRGEGGRSWAARQIDRCAEGLAHEAFRCHLDTEGRTIEQVAERIAAMAGLELAPDTRHGWKKRLDRLGTQIRHIRFFQ; encoded by the coding sequence ATGATTGTCTGGATCAACGGCGCTTTCGGTTCGGGGAAAACCCAGACGGCGCACGAGCTGCAGCGAAGAGTGCCGGGCAGCTATCTGTACGATCCGGAAAATGTCGGGTATTTTTTGCGCAAAAACATGCCGCGATCGCTGCAAACGGACGATTTTCAGGACGATCCGCTATGGCGGGAATTCAATTATAAAATGCTGTCCTCCATCGCCGTCCGTCATTCCGGCGCCGTTATCGTGCCGATGACGATCGTCAATCGGACTTATTTCGAGGAAATCGTCGGCCGCCTCCGAACGGACGGTGAGACGGTTCGTCATTTCGCGCTTTGCGCTTCGCGGGAAACGCTGCTCAAACGGCTCCGAAGCCGGGGGGAAGGCGGCCGTTCGTGGGCGGCGCGCCAAATCGACCGGTGCGCGGAAGGGCTCGCCCACGAAGCGTTTCGATGCCATCTGGACACCGAAGGGCGTACGATCGAGCAGGTCGCGGAGCGGATCGCGGCGATGGCCGGACTCGAGCTGGCGCCGGATACGAGGCACGGATGGAAAAAAAGGCTGGACCGGCTCGGAACGCAAATCCGGCACATCCGGTTTTTTCAGTGA
- a CDS encoding DNA ligase, whose protein sequence is MIQFSSFEPMSPILTGRVPEGSEWGHQLKWDGYRLIASVRSGQVKLYSKHMAQITDVYAEVAEALAGLNVSCVLDGEAVVMDPRTGKPSFQLMQQRAGKMANRKDRSGKLPVQYIVFDLLELDGEDWRSRPFAERNEKLARLAERWPPPLFTTELFADGKKLWAWVEANEWEGVVSKRLASPYRIGKKHNDWLKTKTEIRFEAEIVGITRKEGRISSLVMCREGRYVGRVSSGLDGRNKEWLAGLAPAEGNVPPPIPLPKDLRKIDIVWLREPFKTEVTGREWTDEGMLRHPKIRLPRG, encoded by the coding sequence ATGATCCAATTTTCGTCGTTCGAACCGATGTCCCCGATCCTGACCGGGCGGGTCCCGGAAGGGAGCGAATGGGGCCACCAATTGAAATGGGACGGGTACCGGCTGATCGCCTCCGTTCGAAGCGGGCAGGTCAAGCTGTATTCCAAACATATGGCGCAAATCACCGACGTTTATGCGGAAGTCGCGGAGGCCCTCGCCGGCTTAAACGTCTCCTGCGTGCTGGACGGGGAAGCGGTCGTCATGGATCCGCGTACGGGAAAACCGAGCTTCCAGCTCATGCAGCAGCGGGCGGGCAAAATGGCGAACCGGAAGGATCGTTCCGGCAAGCTCCCGGTTCAGTATATCGTATTCGATTTGCTCGAGCTGGACGGGGAAGATTGGCGGTCCCGGCCGTTCGCCGAACGAAACGAAAAACTGGCGCGGCTTGCGGAGCGCTGGCCGCCGCCCTTATTCACGACGGAGCTGTTCGCGGACGGGAAAAAACTGTGGGCCTGGGTGGAGGCGAACGAATGGGAGGGCGTCGTCAGCAAGCGGCTGGCCTCTCCGTATCGGATCGGGAAAAAGCATAACGATTGGCTGAAAACGAAAACCGAAATCCGGTTCGAAGCGGAAATCGTCGGCATCACCCGCAAGGAAGGCCGCATTTCCAGCCTGGTCATGTGCCGGGAAGGCCGTTACGTCGGCCGCGTTTCGTCCGGGCTGGACGGCAGGAACAAGGAATGGCTGGCCGGCCTTGCGCCTGCGGAGGGAAACGTTCCGCCGCCGATCCCGCTGCCGAAGGATTTGAGGAAAATCGACATCGTCTGGCTGCGGGAGCCGTTCAAAACCGAGGTTACCGGGCGCGAATGGACCGACGAGGGGATGCTGAGGCATCCGAAAATTCGTTTGCCGCGCGGCTAG
- a CDS encoding isochorismatase family protein, which yields MCEKTVVPLRETALVLIDVQRDFCSPDGKMAAWGADLSAIDAAADRIERLAEAARRAGMPVVFVALVTSPDTDSPAMLEWYGRQGIDASAAAVCRSGTEGAAYYRIFPAAGDLQVTKQRYSAFVGTNLELLLRSKGIRKLVAAGFTTECCVESTVRDGFMRDYETFVVSDACAAYERDLHDASLKSMALNFATVVSTEQALRSWENEQRGGIHDHR from the coding sequence GTGTGCGAGAAGACGGTCGTGCCGCTGCGGGAGACGGCGCTTGTTCTGATCGACGTCCAGCGCGACTTCTGCTCGCCGGACGGCAAAATGGCCGCCTGGGGGGCGGACCTGTCCGCGATCGATGCCGCCGCGGACCGGATCGAGCGGCTCGCGGAGGCCGCCCGCAGGGCCGGGATGCCGGTCGTGTTCGTCGCGCTCGTCACCTCGCCCGACACCGATTCTCCGGCGATGCTCGAATGGTACGGGCGGCAGGGCATCGACGCCTCCGCCGCGGCGGTATGCCGAAGCGGGACGGAAGGGGCGGCTTATTACCGCATTTTTCCGGCTGCGGGCGATTTGCAGGTGACCAAACAGCGATACAGCGCTTTTGTCGGGACGAATTTGGAGCTTTTGCTCCGAAGCAAGGGGATCCGAAAGCTCGTCGCAGCCGGGTTTACGACCGAGTGCTGCGTGGAATCGACGGTCCGGGACGGGTTCATGCGGGATTACGAGACGTTCGTCGTCTCCGATGCCTGTGCCGCTTACGAGCGGGACCTGCACGACGCCTCGCTCAAGTCGATGGCGCTTAATTTCGCGACCGTCGTTTCGACGGAGCAAGCGCTCCGTAGCTGGGAGAACGAACAACGGGGAGGTATACATGATCATCGCTAA
- a CDS encoding TetR/AcrR family transcriptional regulator codes for MAETISAEEAKATAQERILNAAEEIFVRNGFAGSRMSEIAIKAGVNQASIHYYFDSKEKLYEEVVTRLFRQWESYVRDIELTDDDPEKLLRKYIKEHFELKCKLPNLYKIYQREAIEGGDLFSKYASADWTTDTERKSGMLAGWKRAGVLHEYVNERVLLHLIWGMMNQFYFRGVEDLREELALDGTYEELQGLLVDQMIKLTLYGVLPREETNRRGVALSETERIEGRAFVLMPPDAWERGRAEIEELLEGLGVGHGLELKTVEREDELLDVCEQACPRLIVIVATTRFGEMSASAQRLLAALEAQPSWVADRAVAVWTVRDKPAAESLQRALEDAFNRLGAFAVSRVPGQTPREYARRCAKLAKR; via the coding sequence ATGGCGGAAACGATAAGCGCGGAAGAGGCGAAAGCGACGGCGCAGGAGCGCATTTTGAACGCGGCCGAGGAGATATTCGTCCGGAACGGCTTCGCGGGAAGCCGGATGAGCGAAATCGCGATCAAGGCGGGAGTCAATCAGGCGTCGATCCACTATTATTTCGATTCGAAGGAAAAGCTTTACGAGGAAGTCGTCACCCGACTGTTCCGGCAATGGGAATCGTACGTCCGGGACATCGAGCTGACGGACGACGACCCCGAGAAGCTGCTTCGGAAATATATCAAGGAGCATTTCGAACTGAAGTGCAAGCTCCCCAACCTGTACAAAATCTATCAGCGGGAAGCGATCGAAGGCGGGGATTTGTTTTCCAAATACGCGTCTGCCGACTGGACGACGGATACCGAGCGAAAATCCGGGATGCTGGCCGGCTGGAAACGGGCCGGCGTCCTTCACGAATACGTTAACGAGCGGGTGCTGCTTCATTTGATCTGGGGCATGATGAACCAGTTTTATTTCCGCGGCGTGGAAGATTTGCGGGAGGAGCTCGCTCTTGACGGCACGTATGAGGAACTGCAAGGACTGCTCGTCGATCAGATGATCAAGCTGACGCTGTACGGCGTGCTGCCGCGCGAGGAAACGAACCGCAGGGGTGTCGCGCTGAGCGAAACGGAGCGAATCGAAGGACGCGCGTTCGTGCTGATGCCGCCGGACGCTTGGGAGCGGGGAAGGGCGGAAATCGAGGAGCTGCTGGAAGGGCTCGGCGTAGGGCATGGCCTGGAGCTGAAAACGGTCGAGCGCGAAGACGAGCTGCTTGACGTATGCGAGCAGGCGTGCCCGCGGCTCATCGTCATCGTCGCGACAACGCGATTCGGCGAGATGTCGGCATCCGCGCAGCGGCTGCTCGCGGCGTTGGAAGCGCAGCCTTCATGGGTGGCCGATCGGGCGGTGGCGGTGTGGACCGTGCGAGACAAGCCGGCCGCCGAATCGCTGCAGCGCGCGCTCGAGGACGCCTTCAACCGGCTGGGCGCGTTCGCCGTCTCCCGCGTGCCGGGGCAGACGCCGCGCGAGTATGCGAGGCGGTGCGCGAAGCTGGCGAAGAGATAG
- a CDS encoding MauE/DoxX family redox-associated membrane protein, with the protein MYAFFQTFLLVVYVYSSVSKAAEWAVFRETIFQLKFSKRAAAAGAVLIPLAEFATAGLLLFNETIRHGAVCSLVLLAIFLWAGIRARGRLVDCRCFGGLIDDRFGRNTNIRIGVLSVVSLVLLFAPMSSTPIYQARETFVTHLLIAWSLLVLYGLLAAVRRYKKTFA; encoded by the coding sequence ATGTATGCTTTTTTTCAAACCTTTCTGCTGGTCGTGTATGTTTACTCTTCGGTTTCCAAAGCGGCGGAATGGGCGGTATTTCGGGAAACGATATTCCAGCTCAAGTTCTCGAAACGAGCGGCCGCGGCCGGCGCCGTCCTTATTCCGCTAGCGGAATTCGCAACGGCCGGACTGCTGCTTTTTAACGAAACGATTCGTCACGGCGCGGTCTGCTCGCTTGTTTTGCTTGCTATTTTCCTCTGGGCGGGGATCCGGGCTCGCGGGCGATTGGTGGATTGCCGCTGCTTCGGAGGCTTGATCGACGACCGCTTCGGGCGCAACACGAATATACGTATCGGAGTTTTAAGCGTCGTCAGCCTGGTTTTACTCTTTGCGCCTATGTCATCAACTCCGATATACCAGGCGCGGGAAACGTTCGTCACGCATCTGTTGATCGCTTGGTCCTTGCTCGTTCTTTATGGCCTGCTCGCGGCGGTTCGCAGGTATAAAAAGACGTTTGCCTGA
- a CDS encoding GNAT family N-acetyltransferase, producing the protein MPMPAEAPLNERIVREIERSEIAFATDRMTAIKERPGNPEGVEIARIGGAVCLYSRTMPWPSFNTVKGLRDEDAARLDEIAAFYRERDRNVQFEIVPGLIGPDLLKALAGRGLYPSGFHASMYGLGTGLGAAAGDSEARSRDGSGTGAMDSAGDPLRIVELGQDDFETYAAIHCRAFGLPDNGIPHVAANNRVLHARPGWTFYLAYWEGAPAAAAVMHEAEGTASFTFAATLPEFRGRGIHRRLLLHRLAAAAERGCTLAVGQCAFLSASHRNMERAGMRLGYVRTTWTKREP; encoded by the coding sequence ATGCCCATGCCAGCGGAAGCGCCGCTTAACGAGCGAATCGTTCGGGAAATCGAACGGTCGGAAATCGCCTTCGCGACCGACCGGATGACGGCCATCAAAGAACGGCCCGGCAATCCGGAAGGCGTGGAGATCGCCCGGATCGGAGGGGCGGTCTGCCTGTACAGCCGAACGATGCCATGGCCTTCTTTCAATACGGTAAAAGGGCTCCGCGACGAGGATGCGGCCAGGCTGGACGAGATCGCGGCTTTTTATCGCGAGCGGGACCGGAACGTTCAGTTTGAAATCGTTCCCGGATTGATCGGCCCGGACTTGCTCAAGGCGCTTGCCGGGCGCGGACTTTATCCGTCGGGATTTCATGCTTCGATGTATGGGCTCGGAACCGGTTTGGGCGCTGCGGCCGGGGACTCCGAAGCCCGTTCCCGGGATGGTTCCGGCACCGGGGCCATGGATTCCGCGGGCGATCCGCTGCGTATCGTCGAACTCGGTCAGGACGATTTCGAAACGTATGCGGCGATCCATTGCCGGGCGTTCGGGCTTCCGGACAACGGCATCCCGCATGTAGCCGCCAATAATCGGGTGCTTCATGCCCGTCCGGGCTGGACGTTTTACCTGGCCTATTGGGAAGGAGCGCCGGCAGCGGCTGCCGTTATGCATGAAGCGGAAGGCACCGCTTCGTTCACGTTCGCGGCGACGCTGCCGGAGTTTCGCGGGCGAGGCATCCATCGCCGTCTGCTGCTGCATCGGTTGGCGGCCGCGGCCGAACGGGGCTGCACCCTGGCCGTCGGCCAATGCGCGTTCTTGTCCGCCAGCCACCGCAATATGGAACGGGCCGGCATGCGGCTCGGCTACGTGCGGACGACGTGGACGAAGCGGGAGCCGTGA